The Neobacillus sp. OS1-2 genome includes a window with the following:
- a CDS encoding ABC transporter permease has protein sequence MLTGQLWIELKRAIKIKNIIKWLIIILVIPLSSFYPVMEGYYYSYSVEVFQEMVGLFIPLIFPVLVVFIYLPDFVQEQKNNFITYTRTRIPLNLYILTKGIINAFLTGFILFLMVFFSFVFAVFIEPNYLQLVALSPPLEGNYSSSVTFSQFLKYGDLVYGLVYSIWVALNAVLYTTISFLLMLIIRRPFVALSVPFLFYHVFNFVAGVFGVARFSPLSTIFPFNIEQQELWTTMVPFTFLIIVASIIYILVVRNRDEWMI, from the coding sequence ATGTTAACAGGTCAGCTATGGATTGAACTCAAACGTGCTATCAAGATTAAAAATATAATAAAGTGGCTAATTATTATTCTGGTAATACCACTAAGTTCATTCTACCCCGTCATGGAAGGGTACTATTATTCTTATTCTGTGGAAGTGTTTCAAGAAATGGTGGGATTATTTATTCCGTTGATCTTTCCTGTACTGGTAGTTTTCATTTATCTACCAGACTTTGTACAAGAGCAGAAAAATAATTTTATTACATACACTCGCACTAGAATACCCTTAAACCTTTATATCCTTACTAAGGGTATAATAAACGCATTCTTAACAGGTTTTATTTTATTTTTAATGGTCTTTTTTTCGTTTGTATTTGCGGTATTCATTGAACCAAATTATTTACAATTAGTAGCTCTTTCTCCACCCTTGGAAGGAAATTACAGTAGTAGTGTTACCTTTTCTCAATTTTTAAAGTATGGAGATTTGGTTTACGGTTTAGTTTATTCAATATGGGTGGCTTTAAATGCTGTCCTATACACAACTATTTCATTCTTACTAATGCTTATTATAAGGCGACCTTTTGTTGCTTTATCCGTTCCATTTCTGTTTTATCATGTTTTTAATTTTGTTGCGGGTGTATTTGGTGTAGCGCGATTTTCTCCTCTAAGTACTATATTCCCATTCAATATTGAACAACAGGAGTTGTGGACCACAATGGTACCTTTTACTTTCCTGATAATAGTGGCAAGTATTATATATATATTAGTAGTTCGTAATAGGGACGAATGGATGATATAA
- a CDS encoding tyrosine-type recombinase/integrase has product MIEEYISKLEKEDKSPKTVISYRNDIHKFLEDLHIQPDQFVTATDVRKWISGMLNQQEGKPLAITTINRRLNALRSFYSWAVKHKKLQHNPMEEIQDIKSADEDSEKIMWLTEEEFEDLLNRVRKTPVRSRGVNPEEKYRRDRAIIYLLTYAGLRVDELSNLRLTDLDLELKRIRIVGKGRKIRTVPMSNILWQELYDWLIFRGEMANKKVHVEDSPYVFYSQRSSQFTVRGIQTMIENYSLPKKKLTPHMFRHTFCKWMLKATNNDIEKVRRLAGHSNISTTARYLKDSYSDLADAVEAMPKF; this is encoded by the coding sequence GTGATTGAGGAATATATTTCTAAACTAGAAAAAGAAGACAAATCTCCGAAAACCGTTATTTCTTATCGGAATGATATCCATAAATTTTTGGAGGATTTACATATTCAGCCAGATCAATTTGTGACAGCAACAGATGTAAGAAAGTGGATCAGTGGCATGTTAAATCAACAAGAAGGAAAACCATTAGCGATTACCACCATTAATCGCAGGTTAAATGCTTTGCGCAGTTTTTATTCCTGGGCAGTTAAACATAAGAAGCTGCAGCATAACCCGATGGAAGAAATTCAGGATATCAAATCGGCTGATGAAGATTCTGAAAAAATCATGTGGCTGACAGAAGAAGAGTTTGAAGATCTATTGAATCGTGTAAGAAAGACACCGGTCCGAAGCAGAGGAGTAAATCCTGAAGAAAAGTATCGCCGAGATCGAGCGATTATTTATTTATTGACCTATGCTGGTTTGAGGGTGGATGAACTATCTAACTTAAGGTTAACCGATCTTGATTTGGAACTAAAACGTATTCGGATAGTTGGGAAAGGCCGGAAGATTCGGACGGTACCTATGTCTAATATCTTGTGGCAGGAACTGTACGATTGGTTGATTTTTAGAGGAGAGATGGCTAACAAGAAAGTACATGTAGAAGATTCTCCTTATGTATTCTACAGCCAACGGTCATCCCAATTTACCGTTCGTGGGATCCAGACGATGATTGAAAATTACAGTTTACCGAAGAAAAAATTAACACCTCATATGTTCAGGCATACATTTTGTAAATGGATGTTGAAAGCCACGAATAATGACATTGAAAAGGTGAGAAGGTTGGCCGGCCATAGTAACATTTCAACTACTGCGCGGTATTTAAAGGATTCTTATAGTGATTTGGCGGATGCCGTTGAAGCTATGCCAAAATTTTAA
- a CDS encoding FtsX-like permease family protein, with translation MISFILKNWMRQKRRFFLMMIGALLISGGLSTLIGLSETNKGTVINSLQKKWKASYDIVVRPKGTKSITEQVDLFDPNYLSGLAGGISLEDYEKIKGIPDIETAAPISMIGFSGYVTNFKKMDVKEPGIYRLTETTTDYNGLNPSSATNEHYFSRGMYDLPSPNISKKYGITGIEENLSSFTNVLLAAVDPVQEAKLVGLDKAMLPIDGKSQYFSKDDMINSYPLSELGFEGITAKETIFPVIISNQSFLDQTFEFKIEKLDIPYGDSETRQKSLEVIEKNGGEEYLKTLPTIETKKFSYNSNEGHQLLMESLSGVDLKTRNTKSSISSSNVDLSSLLREQTSSLKYRSIESPFPERWNHAFQVIPYEDKTNTNQSFTYRKPQLVDLSMRNNPRLSPYFIGFYDPKKLDVSMDPENELPMETYKSPSAKWVLNSKDQPVNPPKTMNPTSNIYGYLMQPPTMLTTIEAAKHILGDNPISAIRIKVKDVNTLNEESQEKLKLVAKKIEQQTGLETDITLGSSPQPILINIPKVRNHEALGWIEQSWIKIGAAINIFQETKLGYTGIIICNILVAMIYVFSTSLVSFLSRKREFAILLAIGWKPRQLKNILMMESLLIGVIVTFVTLLVQLILGFRNVAALSISQAFLITFFVLLIYIIGPLGPIHLVNQIQPSHVMRTGEISVLRKRVLRTNGLLSMVFNSVIGRLNRNLVSIIAIALPTSLLILFIYVSFRLKGVLYTSWLGQYVSLEVGTPHYVAVAISLIISILTTSEILWQNIKERRNEISLLKALGWKNKNVRLMVLIEGAAIGFLGGLAGGLISLGIIYFMYGPIPIKELWLPLITCLSPVLIGMAGAWIPSRVAMKMEPIEGMRGIGIVKSDISIDI, from the coding sequence ATGATTTCCTTTATTTTAAAAAATTGGATGCGTCAGAAACGACGTTTTTTTCTCATGATGATTGGTGCCTTATTGATAAGTGGAGGATTAAGTACATTAATTGGACTGTCCGAAACGAATAAAGGAACAGTAATTAATTCTTTACAGAAAAAATGGAAGGCTTCTTATGATATTGTCGTTCGGCCAAAAGGAACAAAAAGTATAACGGAGCAAGTTGATCTATTTGATCCTAATTACCTAAGTGGATTAGCCGGTGGGATATCTTTAGAGGATTATGAAAAAATCAAGGGTATTCCGGATATCGAAACAGCGGCCCCTATTAGTATGATTGGCTTTTCAGGTTACGTAACCAATTTTAAAAAAATGGACGTTAAGGAGCCGGGGATATACCGTCTAACTGAAACAACAACAGATTATAATGGCCTTAACCCTTCGTCAGCTACAAATGAGCACTACTTTTCGAGGGGAATGTACGATTTACCTAGTCCAAATATTTCTAAGAAATATGGAATTACTGGTATTGAAGAAAATCTCTCTAGTTTTACAAATGTTCTTTTAGCTGCCGTCGATCCAGTACAAGAAGCTAAACTTGTAGGACTTGATAAAGCAATGCTACCTATCGATGGAAAAAGTCAATATTTTTCAAAAGACGATATGATCAATTCATATCCTTTAAGTGAGTTAGGATTTGAAGGGATAACTGCCAAGGAAACAATCTTTCCAGTTATCATAAGTAACCAGTCATTCTTGGATCAAACATTCGAGTTTAAAATAGAAAAATTAGATATTCCTTACGGCGATTCGGAAACTAGGCAAAAGTCACTAGAAGTTATTGAAAAAAATGGTGGAGAAGAATATTTAAAAACACTCCCCACCATTGAAACTAAAAAATTCTCATACAATTCAAATGAGGGTCATCAACTATTAATGGAGAGTCTTTCGGGGGTAGACCTTAAAACGAGAAACACCAAATCATCAATCAGTAGTTCGAACGTCGATCTTAGTAGTTTACTTCGTGAACAAACTAGTTCACTTAAATACCGGTCTATTGAAAGCCCGTTCCCTGAAAGATGGAATCACGCATTTCAAGTCATTCCTTATGAAGATAAAACGAATACTAATCAAAGTTTTACTTACCGAAAGCCTCAATTGGTAGATCTGAGTATGCGTAACAATCCGAGACTGAGTCCCTATTTTATTGGGTTTTATGATCCGAAAAAATTAGATGTTTCAATGGACCCTGAAAATGAACTTCCTATGGAAACGTATAAAAGTCCTTCTGCAAAATGGGTTCTTAATAGTAAAGACCAGCCAGTGAATCCACCAAAGACGATGAATCCTACTTCTAATATATATGGTTATCTAATGCAACCGCCTACTATGTTAACAACTATCGAAGCAGCCAAACACATTTTAGGTGATAATCCCATCTCTGCTATCCGAATTAAAGTGAAGGATGTCAACACTTTAAATGAAGAAAGCCAAGAAAAATTAAAATTAGTAGCCAAAAAAATTGAGCAACAAACGGGCCTTGAGACAGATATTACTTTAGGGTCTTCACCCCAACCCATATTAATCAATATCCCCAAGGTGAGAAATCATGAGGCACTTGGATGGATTGAACAATCTTGGATTAAAATTGGAGCAGCTATTAATATTTTTCAGGAAACCAAGTTGGGATACACAGGGATCATTATTTGTAATATTCTTGTTGCCATGATTTATGTATTCTCAACCAGTTTAGTTTCCTTTCTTTCAAGAAAAAGGGAGTTTGCTATACTTCTTGCTATTGGATGGAAACCAAGACAATTAAAGAATATCCTAATGATGGAGTCATTATTAATAGGTGTAATCGTTACTTTTGTAACTCTATTAGTGCAATTGATTTTAGGCTTTAGAAATGTAGCAGCTTTATCCATATCTCAAGCATTTTTGATTACATTCTTTGTATTGCTTATCTATATTATTGGCCCTTTAGGTCCCATACATTTAGTTAATCAAATTCAACCATCTCACGTAATGAGAACAGGTGAAATAAGTGTATTGAGGAAAAGGGTTTTAAGAACAAATGGGTTACTATCAATGGTCTTCAATTCAGTAATTGGTAGACTGAATCGAAATCTAGTTTCTATCATTGCTATAGCTTTGCCTACTTCGTTGTTAATTCTGTTCATTTATGTTTCTTTCCGTTTAAAAGGTGTGTTATATACATCTTGGTTAGGTCAATATGTATCGTTAGAGGTAGGCACTCCACATTATGTTGCAGTAGCAATTTCATTAATCATTTCCATATTAACTACTTCAGAAATTTTGTGGCAAAATATAAAAGAACGTAGAAACGAAATCTCCTTATTAAAAGCGTTAGGGTGGAAAAATAAAAATGTTCGTTTAATGGTGTTGATTGAAGGAGCGGCTATTGGATTTTTAGGAGGATTAGCTGGAGGACTAATTTCACTAGGAATTATCTATTTTATGTATGGACCAATTCCTATTAAGGAATTGTGGTTACCGCTGATCACCTGCTTAAGCCCTGTTCTTATTGGGATGGCTGGAGCTTGGATTCCTTCTAGGGTAGCTATGAAAATGGAACCTATTGAAGGGATGAGAGGGATTGGAATTGTAAAATCAGATATCTCTATTGATATTTAA
- a CDS encoding ABC transporter ATP-binding protein has translation MLKNISLNKVSKDYHGDGVETKALCDITISFEKGEFISIMGPSGSGKSTLLSIIGTLDNPSNGQVLFDNYLISNLRSDDLADIRFKDIGFVFQQFHLLPTLTALENVLIPLFKRKISFNKMDRAKELLNHVGLGDKINSFPSQLSGGQQQRVAIARALIADPDWILADEPTGNLDTETGNKIFELLLHLNKTKKCGVILVTHDPMLAERTGRVIEMKDGYVIKDREGCNI, from the coding sequence TTGTTGAAAAACATTTCTCTAAATAAGGTTTCAAAAGATTACCATGGAGACGGTGTGGAGACGAAAGCGTTGTGTGATATTACAATAAGTTTTGAAAAGGGGGAATTTATTTCTATTATGGGGCCTTCTGGTTCTGGTAAATCTACCTTGCTTAGTATAATTGGAACTTTGGATAATCCGTCAAATGGACAAGTCTTGTTTGATAATTACCTTATTAGTAACTTAAGGTCGGATGATTTAGCAGACATTCGATTTAAAGACATAGGATTCGTCTTTCAGCAATTTCACCTATTGCCAACACTAACAGCTTTGGAAAATGTATTGATTCCATTGTTTAAAAGGAAAATTTCTTTTAATAAAATGGACCGCGCAAAAGAACTTTTAAACCATGTAGGACTTGGTGATAAAATAAACTCATTTCCTTCTCAATTATCTGGTGGTCAACAACAGCGTGTTGCAATTGCTCGTGCATTAATTGCAGATCCAGATTGGATTTTAGCAGATGAGCCGACGGGGAATCTAGATACGGAAACAGGCAACAAAATTTTTGAACTGCTTCTGCATCTAAACAAAACGAAGAAATGCGGAGTAATACTAGTAACTCATGATCCCATGCTGGCAGAACGAACCGGAAGAGTAATTGAAATGAAAGATGGATACGTAATAAAAGACAGGGAAGGTTGCAATATATGA
- a CDS encoding ABC transporter ATP-binding protein translates to MKKEVLSIISKIIWNSCKWNFILFIILKAIISFFPVLSIYLFQKLINTIMIYAQKKTTLEEIIYLFILQISIIIISFAIDHILNINDQIMDNKVNYYTKEKVIDKVSKLEFIKFEDPENYNYLTRVMANTSQIKSFLTNTVGLISSFVSLVSIIIHLFSINWLIVVILFIGIIPYLIVEIRFSKKYFNLFTDLTPFDRKESYLFNLNTNRNTLKEIKLYNVFGFIKEKWENIFFYTTKKRVELAKTKSKQIFFSEFFITATYALCGFVILKDLHRSSALAGGLIATLQSIQYLQGELTKSSRNLSQTHESYLFIEDYVKFLTSPEKEPKSHIPISKIMNIKIDNLNFTYPNQLIPSIKNINLEINSQKKVAIVGENGCGKTTLIKCITGLYNTNDSIKVNGLPLDQINPLTYQARLSVLFQDFIRYDMSVRFNIGIGNVNNIDNEILIKDAAKKATIDNYINGLSKKYDSILGRFFEGGNELSGGQWQKVAIARSLFRNSDLIILDEPTAALDPISEVEIIKDLFDKNNHCSIIFVTHRLGAASLADEILVLKEGQVIERGNHQELLNLNGEYHKMYIAQSSWYSTKEELVSY, encoded by the coding sequence TTGAAAAAAGAAGTCTTATCAATCATAAGTAAAATAATATGGAATAGTTGCAAGTGGAATTTTATACTTTTTATTATTTTAAAAGCTATTATAAGTTTTTTTCCTGTATTATCTATTTATCTTTTTCAGAAGTTAATCAACACAATAATGATTTATGCGCAAAAGAAAACTACTTTAGAAGAGATTATTTATCTTTTTATTCTTCAAATTTCAATAATAATAATATCTTTTGCTATAGACCATATATTAAATATCAATGACCAAATCATGGATAATAAAGTAAACTATTATACTAAGGAAAAGGTGATTGATAAAGTTAGTAAATTAGAATTTATAAAATTTGAAGACCCGGAAAATTATAATTACTTAACCAGAGTAATGGCAAATACTTCACAAATTAAAAGTTTTTTAACGAATACAGTAGGCCTAATAAGTTCATTTGTTAGTTTGGTGTCTATTATAATTCACTTATTTTCAATTAATTGGCTGATTGTAGTCATTTTGTTTATTGGAATAATTCCATATTTAATTGTTGAAATAAGATTTAGTAAAAAATATTTTAATCTTTTCACTGACCTTACTCCATTTGACAGAAAAGAAAGTTATCTATTTAACCTAAATACTAACCGTAATACACTTAAAGAAATAAAACTGTATAATGTTTTTGGATTTATTAAGGAAAAGTGGGAAAATATATTTTTTTATACTACTAAAAAAAGGGTTGAGTTAGCCAAAACAAAATCAAAACAAATTTTTTTTTCGGAATTTTTTATAACAGCAACTTATGCATTATGTGGATTTGTAATTTTAAAAGATTTACATAGGAGCTCAGCTTTAGCTGGAGGGTTAATTGCAACTCTACAATCAATTCAGTATTTACAGGGTGAACTTACAAAGAGTTCGCGGAATTTATCTCAAACTCATGAATCATACTTATTTATTGAGGACTATGTTAAATTTCTTACTAGTCCAGAGAAAGAGCCTAAATCACATATACCAATAAGTAAAATTATGAATATTAAAATAGATAATCTAAATTTCACATATCCAAATCAATTAATCCCTTCAATAAAAAATATTAATTTAGAAATTAATAGTCAAAAGAAAGTAGCAATTGTTGGGGAAAATGGTTGTGGAAAAACTACTTTAATTAAATGTATTACTGGTTTATATAATACGAATGATTCAATTAAAGTTAATGGATTACCACTAGATCAAATCAATCCATTAACTTATCAAGCAAGATTATCTGTTCTATTTCAAGATTTTATAAGGTATGATATGTCGGTTAGATTTAATATTGGAATTGGGAATGTAAATAATATAGACAATGAAATCCTTATAAAGGATGCTGCAAAGAAGGCAACCATCGATAATTATATAAATGGCCTGAGTAAAAAATATGATTCAATTTTAGGTCGATTTTTTGAAGGAGGTAATGAATTATCTGGGGGTCAATGGCAAAAGGTCGCAATTGCTAGATCTCTATTTCGTAACAGTGATTTAATAATATTAGATGAACCAACCGCAGCGCTGGATCCAATTTCGGAAGTTGAAATCATTAAAGATTTGTTCGATAAAAATAATCATTGTTCAATTATTTTTGTTACTCATCGTTTAGGAGCTGCCAGCTTAGCAGATGAAATCTTAGTTTTAAAAGAAGGCCAAGTAATTGAGAGAGGAAACCATCAAGAGTTACTCAATTTAAATGGAGAATACCATAAAATGTACATAGCCCAGTCAAGTTGGTATTCGACAAAGGAGGAATTAGTATCATACTAA
- a CDS encoding MauE/DoxX family redox-associated membrane protein — MVFDKGGISIILTVLFYLGEFSLGLVFLFSVFDKIKNTGRHINSLREYRILSENLITIGFTLVILFEVMISFILFFWHLNLFIVIICGVVLLLFSIAVIKNIITGNTNISCGCGGILENDTLHFGIIYRNIFMILVISILFIVEHNNILLNITLWVKLLIFLTSISLIFIIIIIGKEFNRLITKRNVILKYFN; from the coding sequence TTGGTATTCGACAAAGGAGGAATTAGTATCATACTAACTGTTTTATTTTATTTAGGTGAATTTTCATTAGGGTTAGTTTTTCTCTTTTCTGTCTTTGATAAAATAAAAAATACAGGAAGACATATTAATTCATTGAGAGAATACAGAATCTTATCAGAAAATCTGATTACAATTGGATTTACTTTAGTGATTCTTTTTGAAGTGATGATATCCTTTATTTTATTTTTTTGGCATTTAAATTTATTTATAGTTATTATATGTGGTGTTGTTCTCCTTCTATTCTCAATAGCTGTTATAAAAAATATTATAACTGGGAATACAAACATATCGTGTGGATGTGGTGGAATTCTGGAAAATGACACATTACATTTTGGTATAATTTATAGGAATATTTTTATGATATTGGTTATTTCTATCTTATTTATCGTTGAACATAACAATATTTTATTAAACATCACATTGTGGGTGAAATTGCTGATTTTTTTAACATCTATTAGTTTAATATTTATTATTATTATTATAGGAAAAGAATTTAACAGACTAATAACTAAAAGAAATGTAATTTTAAAATATTTTAACTGA
- a CDS encoding redoxin domain-containing protein, with protein MFTNIILSIVLLILIVELYIIYFIIRFTRTFLEEIRGIKGLQFGSLQVGNNAPLFRALDSNKQKIVLKDELIKNKVLMLFVNTDCSTCRGLIEDISKNEMEYTVPLLIINNDTSDNDNNFIKILNNKVNYIKSLQIFSSYHVNITPFFFLVNMNGEIESLGEIKYFEQLLDLLSQNSKVAS; from the coding sequence ATGTTTACTAATATAATACTCTCAATAGTTCTGTTAATATTAATAGTGGAATTGTATATAATCTATTTTATTATAAGATTTACTAGAACGTTTTTAGAAGAAATAAGAGGAATAAAGGGACTACAATTTGGCTCTTTACAGGTCGGGAATAATGCACCTTTATTTCGTGCGCTAGATTCAAATAAGCAGAAAATAGTTTTAAAAGATGAACTTATAAAAAATAAGGTCTTGATGTTATTTGTTAATACAGATTGTTCAACTTGTAGAGGGCTCATCGAGGATATCTCAAAAAACGAAATGGAATACACAGTGCCATTATTAATAATAAACAATGATACTTCTGACAATGATAATAATTTTATAAAGATATTAAACAACAAAGTTAATTATATAAAATCACTTCAAATTTTCTCTAGTTATCACGTAAATATTACACCGTTTTTTTTCTTGGTTAACATGAATGGAGAAATAGAGTCACTTGGAGAAATAAAATATTTTGAACAATTACTTGATCTATTATCACAAAATTCAAAAGTAGCTTCTTAA
- a CDS encoding JAB domain-containing protein: MELTSIFEVVRIKQEIKESSVPFALYQIRSPEDAQKLAAAHIADEDREVFLVMMLNTKNQVVGLHRAHVGSLNASIVHPREVMKCAIINNAASIIVSHQHPSGDPTPSKEDIEVTRRLAEAGKIIGVEVLDHVIVTHTGKHISLYLTPPPL, translated from the coding sequence ATGGAATTAACGTCAATCTTTGAAGTTGTCCGAATCAAACAAGAAATTAAGGAATCCTCCGTCCCATTTGCCCTGTATCAAATTCGTTCACCGGAAGATGCTCAAAAATTAGCGGCCGCGCACATTGCAGATGAAGACAGAGAAGTATTTCTTGTTATGATGCTCAATACTAAAAATCAGGTGGTTGGGTTACATAGGGCGCATGTAGGAAGCTTGAACGCTAGCATAGTCCATCCTAGAGAGGTAATGAAATGCGCTATCATCAATAATGCGGCATCTATTATTGTCAGTCATCAGCACCCAAGCGGAGACCCAACACCGAGCAAAGAAGATATTGAAGTAACTAGGAGATTAGCGGAAGCCGGGAAAATTATAGGAGTCGAAGTCCTTGACCATGTGATTGTCACCCATACAGGAAAACACATCAGCCTTTATTTAACACCTCCACCTTTGTGA
- a CDS encoding LysR family transcriptional regulator: MAAENLNFTQTAKLLNFAQSSVTAQIKALESEVGKPLFERLGKRLIWTEAGRQFKAYTEKMIRLSEEAKLIVNGGEDQKGTLLIGAQESQCTYRLPSILKEFKTQFPKVKLVFKPAHSDEMAREHLIAGLLDVAFIMDTRKSGDSLEIESLIKEELLIVASSTHPLLEKSTAFPEDFEHETILLTETGCSYRTIFEDFFRSAGVYPLNKIEFGSIEAIKQCVIAGLGIALLPKMAVETDLRMGRVKEIGWENTAAPIYTQIAWHKDKWMTPPLEAFIELT; the protein is encoded by the coding sequence ATGGCCGCAGAAAATTTAAACTTTACACAAACGGCAAAACTCTTAAACTTTGCGCAATCAAGTGTAACAGCTCAAATAAAAGCCCTTGAATCTGAGGTAGGAAAACCTTTGTTTGAACGTCTAGGGAAGCGGCTAATATGGACAGAGGCTGGCCGCCAGTTTAAAGCTTATACGGAAAAAATGATTCGATTAAGTGAGGAAGCTAAGTTGATCGTAAATGGGGGAGAAGACCAGAAAGGTACCTTGCTAATCGGGGCACAGGAAAGTCAATGTACCTACCGGCTTCCATCGATTTTAAAAGAATTTAAGACGCAGTTCCCGAAGGTTAAGCTTGTCTTTAAACCGGCACATTCAGATGAAATGGCGAGGGAGCATCTAATAGCCGGGCTGCTTGATGTGGCTTTTATTATGGATACACGTAAGTCTGGTGATTCGCTGGAAATAGAATCTCTAATCAAGGAGGAACTACTGATCGTTGCATCATCCACCCATCCTTTATTGGAGAAATCAACAGCTTTTCCGGAAGATTTTGAACATGAAACAATTTTGCTTACAGAAACCGGCTGCTCTTACCGTACCATTTTTGAAGATTTTTTCCGCTCAGCGGGTGTATATCCATTAAATAAAATAGAATTTGGAAGTATTGAAGCGATTAAACAATGCGTAATAGCCGGACTGGGCATCGCGTTGTTACCGAAGATGGCAGTAGAAACAGATTTAAGAATGGGAAGAGTGAAGGAGATAGGATGGGAAAATACCGCAGCTCCAATCTATACGCAAATAGCCTGGCATAAGGACAAATGGATGACACCTCCATTAGAGGCTTTTATTGAATTAACGTGA
- a CDS encoding FxsA family protein — protein sequence MRYLLILIIAIPAAEIGLLLFSGKTIGVWPTLLLIILTGVIGAYLAKREGLQTIRRAQEQLRSGQIPGEAVLDGICILLGGILLLIPGFVTDIGGFFMLFPPTRRVIKFFMLNLLRKKIQKGNIKIIK from the coding sequence ATGCGTTATTTATTGATCTTGATTATTGCGATTCCTGCTGCAGAAATAGGGTTACTCCTTTTTTCAGGCAAAACAATTGGCGTTTGGCCGACCCTATTACTCATTATATTGACGGGCGTAATTGGTGCATATTTAGCAAAGAGAGAAGGCTTGCAAACGATTCGGAGGGCCCAGGAGCAGCTGCGAAGTGGTCAAATTCCAGGTGAAGCTGTTTTAGATGGAATTTGTATATTATTAGGCGGAATACTTCTACTAATACCGGGTTTCGTTACAGACATAGGTGGCTTTTTCATGCTATTCCCGCCAACAAGACGAGTCATTAAATTTTTCATGTTGAATTTACTAAGGAAGAAGATTCAAAAAGGGAATATAAAAATTATAAAGTAA